A genomic window from Cloacibacillus evryensis DSM 19522 includes:
- the rpmE gene encoding 50S ribosomal protein L31, translated as MKKDIHPKYEVCKVTCACGNTFETKSTVGDMRVSVCSACHPFYTGKKGRVIEAGRLEKFRQKYAGVNYGQKNVSETAE; from the coding sequence ATGAAGAAGGACATCCACCCGAAATACGAAGTTTGTAAGGTGACCTGCGCCTGTGGCAATACATTTGAGACGAAGTCCACAGTGGGCGACATGAGAGTTTCTGTCTGCAGCGCGTGCCATCCTTTCTACACAGGCAAGAAGGGCCGCGTCATCGAAGCGGGACGCCTTGAAAAGTTCCGTCAGAAGTATGCCGGTGTGAACTACGGACAGAAGAACGTAAGCGAGACCGCCGAATAG
- the thyX gene encoding FAD-dependent thymidylate synthase: MSVFVKLIAATPEADRVVAAAAKICYSPSGAAEILDGLDPAKTASFLKMLREAGHLSPFEHASFTFAVEGVSRVATHQLVRHRMASYSQQSQRYVGMTGNECVVPPSVEADARALAVFKEQIESAQRAYDELVSLGIPKEDARFILPHGAETRIVVTMNARELHHFFALRLCRRAQWEIRALAREMLRAVREAAPVLFVTAGPSCVTEGACREAHSCGQPYKDMEDMLS, translated from the coding sequence ATGAGCGTTTTTGTGAAACTTATCGCCGCGACGCCGGAGGCGGACAGGGTCGTCGCCGCCGCGGCGAAAATATGCTACAGCCCGTCGGGGGCGGCCGAAATACTTGACGGCCTCGACCCGGCAAAGACCGCTTCGTTTTTGAAAATGCTGCGCGAGGCGGGGCATCTCTCCCCTTTTGAACACGCCTCTTTCACCTTTGCCGTCGAGGGCGTGAGCCGCGTTGCGACGCACCAGCTCGTGCGCCACAGGATGGCCAGCTACTCCCAGCAGAGTCAGCGTTATGTAGGAATGACCGGCAACGAGTGTGTCGTGCCGCCCTCGGTAGAGGCTGACGCGCGCGCGCTCGCCGTTTTCAAGGAGCAGATCGAATCCGCGCAGCGCGCCTACGATGAGCTGGTCTCTCTCGGGATTCCGAAGGAAGACGCGCGTTTCATCCTGCCGCACGGAGCGGAGACGCGCATCGTGGTCACGATGAACGCGCGCGAGCTGCATCACTTCTTTGCGCTTCGTCTCTGCCGCCGGGCCCAGTGGGAGATACGCGCGCTGGCGCGCGAAATGCTGCGCGCGGTGCGCGAAGCCGCGCCCGTGCTTTTTGTCACTGCCGGCCCCTCCTGCGTTACCGAGGGAGCCTGTCGTGAGGCGCATTCCTGCGGGCAGCCGTACAAAGATATGGAAGACATGCTCTCATAA
- a CDS encoding DUF1385 domain-containing protein has translation MRISALLHVMFSAVMDLPPKRIPVGGQAVIEGVLMKGPEHWGLAVREPNGTICLKSWLGSEWLKGGLWKWPVVRGFATMVEMMRIGMKALSLSADISLGEEEKISPFEMVLSVGAALLGVVGIFLALPMFVSEYLTGHFALSHFGKNIVEGILRGVIFVGYVAAISMWKDIARVFEYHGAEHKTINAYEHGAPLTPESVAHYSRIHRRCGTSFLLVVIVVSIIVFSLIGGGSVLWRVGSRVVLLPLVIGLSYEFIRGASNSDTWGKYCIMPALSLQYITTREPSADQLEVAIAALDVALDPDKENKDTTSGGAEDGTDR, from the coding sequence ATGAGGATATCCGCGCTGCTTCATGTGATGTTTTCGGCGGTCATGGACCTGCCTCCTAAAAGGATACCGGTGGGCGGGCAGGCCGTCATTGAAGGTGTGCTCATGAAGGGACCGGAGCATTGGGGGCTTGCCGTCCGGGAGCCGAACGGGACGATCTGCCTGAAATCATGGCTCGGTTCCGAGTGGCTGAAGGGCGGCCTCTGGAAATGGCCCGTCGTCCGCGGCTTCGCCACGATGGTGGAGATGATGAGGATCGGGATGAAGGCGCTCTCCCTCTCCGCCGATATCAGCCTTGGCGAAGAGGAGAAGATATCCCCCTTTGAGATGGTGCTTTCCGTGGGGGCCGCGCTGCTCGGCGTCGTCGGGATATTCCTCGCGCTGCCGATGTTCGTTTCGGAATATCTCACGGGGCATTTCGCCCTCTCTCACTTCGGCAAAAACATCGTCGAGGGAATCCTGCGCGGCGTGATCTTTGTCGGCTACGTGGCGGCCATCTCCATGTGGAAGGATATCGCCCGCGTCTTTGAATATCACGGCGCGGAGCACAAGACGATAAACGCCTACGAGCACGGCGCTCCGTTAACGCCCGAGAGCGTGGCGCATTATTCACGCATCCACCGGCGCTGCGGGACCTCCTTCCTTTTAGTCGTAATAGTCGTGAGCATTATCGTATTTTCCCTGATCGGCGGCGGTTCCGTGCTTTGGCGCGTGGGCAGCCGGGTGGTGCTGCTGCCGCTCGTGATCGGGCTCTCCTACGAATTTATCCGCGGTGCTTCCAATTCCGACACCTGGGGTAAATACTGTATAATGCCCGCGCTTTCGCTTCAATATATAACTACGCGCGAACCCTCCGCCGATCAGCTGGAGGTCGCGATCGCCGCGCTTGACGTGGCGCTTGATCCTGACAAAGAAAATAAAGATACTACATCGGGTGGTGCAGAGGATGGAACTGATAGATAA
- the prfA gene encoding peptide chain release factor 1, with amino-acid sequence MELIDKLKEIEASYRELELKMADPAVANDPQEMQTLGKKHVDLTPIVDAFSQYEAVLQGIADAKEMINGDDEEMRELAKEELAALEERVPELEKDIRVLLLPKDINDDKSVIIEIRGGAGGEEAALFSANLFRMYTRFAERQRWKTEVISGSETGIGGFKEIVFRVDGTGAFSMLKFESGVHRVQRVPETEASGRIHTSTATVAVLPEAADVDVEIRSEDLKIDTYRSSGAGGQHVNMTDSAVRITHLPSGIVVTCQDERSQIKNRAKAMQFLRTKLYDAELQRQNAEMAAERKGQVGTGDRAERIRTYNFPQNRLSDHRINLTLYKLDQILDGDLYELISMLSEADQAEKMKYLSV; translated from the coding sequence ATGGAACTGATAGATAAACTTAAAGAGATAGAGGCCAGTTACCGCGAGCTGGAGCTGAAAATGGCCGATCCCGCGGTGGCGAACGACCCCCAGGAGATGCAGACGCTCGGCAAGAAGCATGTCGACCTTACTCCGATCGTCGACGCGTTCTCCCAGTATGAGGCCGTGCTTCAGGGCATCGCCGACGCGAAAGAGATGATCAACGGCGACGACGAAGAGATGCGCGAGCTTGCCAAGGAAGAGCTCGCCGCGCTCGAGGAGCGCGTGCCGGAGCTTGAAAAGGATATCCGCGTACTGCTGCTGCCGAAGGATATCAACGACGACAAGAGCGTCATCATCGAAATACGCGGCGGCGCAGGCGGCGAGGAGGCGGCGCTCTTCTCCGCGAACCTCTTCCGCATGTACACGCGCTTTGCCGAACGCCAGCGTTGGAAGACGGAGGTCATCTCCGGCAGCGAAACCGGGATCGGCGGATTCAAGGAGATAGTCTTCCGCGTCGACGGTACCGGAGCTTTCAGCATGCTCAAGTTCGAGAGCGGCGTCCACCGTGTCCAGCGCGTCCCCGAGACGGAGGCGAGCGGACGCATCCACACCTCTACGGCGACCGTCGCGGTATTGCCCGAAGCGGCCGACGTCGACGTCGAGATCCGCTCGGAAGACCTTAAGATAGACACCTACCGCTCCAGCGGCGCCGGCGGACAGCACGTCAACATGACGGACTCGGCGGTGCGCATTACCCACCTTCCCTCCGGGATCGTGGTCACCTGCCAGGACGAACGTTCGCAGATAAAAAACCGCGCGAAGGCGATGCAGTTCCTGCGCACGAAGCTCTACGACGCCGAACTTCAGCGGCAGAACGCCGAAATGGCGGCGGAGCGCAAGGGGCAGGTGGGGACCGGCGACCGTGCCGAACGCATCCGTACCTATAATTTCCCGCAGAACCGCCTTTCAGACCACCGTATAAACCTGACGCTCTATAAACTCGACCAGATACTCGACGGGGACCTCTACGAGCTTATCAGTATGCTCTCCGAGGCCGACCAGGCCGAGAAGATGAAATACCTTTCGGTATAG
- the prmC gene encoding peptide chain release factor N(5)-glutamine methyltransferase — MRLRELRRRCRETLVLAGAARPEYSADLIISRRLGIGRAELLYKDDEIPAQSCEGIFAAAARRAQGVPLAYVLHEAEFYGYRFKVGRGVLIPRPETELLVEAALEYFPRGRGARFADWCTGSGCIALSLLLENGALTGLGIDKSPQALRWAAINRKFHHLEDRLALLRNAEPSEAAIDGESLDFIISNPPYIPEGEMAGLMPEVRDYEPHMALNGGAGGLALYKKFFRSFPGFLKPGGLLLLETAGSSQICALEGLVSSEFVLMNKILDYNGIIRHIIWRKR, encoded by the coding sequence ATGCGGCTGCGGGAGCTCCGCCGCCGCTGCCGCGAGACGCTGGTTCTCGCGGGGGCGGCCAGACCGGAATATTCGGCGGACCTCATAATATCCCGGCGGCTTGGCATCGGCCGGGCCGAGCTTTTATACAAAGACGACGAGATCCCCGCGCAGAGCTGTGAGGGGATTTTTGCTGCGGCCGCCAGACGCGCGCAGGGAGTCCCTCTCGCCTACGTGCTTCACGAGGCGGAATTCTACGGCTATCGTTTCAAGGTCGGACGCGGCGTCCTTATACCGCGGCCGGAGACCGAGCTGCTCGTGGAGGCGGCCCTTGAATATTTCCCGCGGGGGCGCGGCGCGCGCTTCGCCGACTGGTGCACCGGCAGCGGCTGCATCGCGCTCTCCCTGCTGCTGGAAAACGGGGCGCTTACGGGGTTGGGGATCGACAAGAGCCCGCAGGCGCTCCGCTGGGCCGCGATCAACAGGAAATTCCATCACCTTGAAGACCGCCTCGCCCTGCTTCGCAACGCCGAGCCCTCGGAGGCCGCCATTGACGGTGAAAGCCTCGATTTTATAATCTCCAACCCTCCGTATATCCCGGAGGGGGAGATGGCGGGGCTGATGCCCGAAGTCCGCGACTATGAACCGCACATGGCGCTGAACGGCGGAGCGGGCGGGCTCGCGCTCTATAAGAAATTTTTTCGTTCCTTCCCGGGGTTTCTGAAGCCAGGCGGACTGCTTTTGCTGGAAACGGCCGGCAGCTCCCAGATTTGTGCGCTTGAGGGGCTTGTTTCAAGTGAATTTGTTCTCATGAATAAAATTTTGGATTATAACGGAATAATTCGCCATATTATATGGCGCAAAAGATAA
- the trxB gene encoding thioredoxin-disulfide reductase → MEKRELVIIGAGPAGLAAAVYGRRAGLDTLILEKGIPGGQINITDEIENWPGTIHSTGSELGETFRKHAEHFKAEFRDCTVQKIDLRDGGKFVVTDKGEIEAEAIILATGASFRKLGCPGEAEFTGAGVSYCAVCDAAFFEGETIAVVGGGNVAVEEAGYLTRFADKVYIIHRRDEWRADRLAIEQALANPKIVPVWNSVVESIEGEGVVEKLVLKNVKTGEVSDLPVAGCFVFVGTEPNVAYLQPENSVVKQTRGGWIDTNDKMETSVEGVFAAGDIRDKYLRQVVTAAGDGAVAAMAAYAYITEQLHLRSVLIDPEEVVALFTSSIDQGQVQLQVAAEKFAKESGKKIAFIDGYRNGKMVEKLGIAKLPTIVEMRKGAMVRSAEPTTIEEIKNFLA, encoded by the coding sequence ATGGAAAAGAGAGAACTCGTAATAATCGGAGCCGGCCCGGCCGGACTCGCGGCCGCGGTATACGGACGCCGCGCGGGGCTTGACACGCTTATCCTGGAAAAGGGTATCCCCGGAGGTCAGATCAACATCACAGATGAAATCGAAAACTGGCCCGGTACCATCCATTCAACAGGTTCCGAGCTCGGAGAGACCTTCCGCAAGCACGCCGAACACTTCAAGGCTGAATTCAGAGACTGCACGGTGCAGAAGATAGATCTCAGAGACGGAGGCAAATTCGTCGTCACCGACAAAGGCGAGATCGAGGCCGAGGCGATCATCCTCGCGACCGGCGCGAGCTTCAGGAAGCTCGGCTGCCCCGGCGAAGCCGAATTCACCGGCGCCGGCGTCAGCTACTGCGCGGTCTGCGACGCGGCCTTCTTTGAGGGCGAGACGATCGCCGTCGTCGGCGGCGGCAACGTCGCGGTCGAAGAGGCCGGCTACCTTACGCGCTTTGCCGATAAAGTATACATCATCCACCGCCGTGACGAATGGCGGGCCGACCGTCTGGCGATAGAGCAGGCGCTTGCCAACCCGAAGATCGTCCCCGTCTGGAATTCGGTCGTGGAGTCGATCGAGGGCGAGGGCGTCGTTGAGAAGCTCGTACTTAAAAACGTCAAGACCGGCGAAGTATCCGACCTTCCCGTGGCGGGCTGCTTCGTTTTTGTCGGCACCGAGCCTAACGTAGCCTACCTCCAGCCCGAGAACTCGGTCGTCAAGCAGACCAGAGGCGGCTGGATCGATACCAACGATAAAATGGAGACCTCCGTCGAAGGCGTCTTCGCCGCGGGCGACATCCGCGACAAATACCTGCGTCAGGTCGTGACCGCGGCCGGCGACGGCGCGGTAGCCGCGATGGCCGCCTACGCCTACATCACGGAGCAGCTCCACCTTCGTTCAGTGCTCATCGACCCGGAAGAGGTGGTCGCGCTCTTCACCTCCAGCATAGATCAGGGACAGGTCCAGCTCCAGGTCGCGGCGGAGAAGTTCGCGAAGGAGAGCGGCAAAAAGATCGCCTTCATCGACGGCTACAGGAACGGCAAGATGGTCGAGAAGCTCGGCATCGCGAAGCTCCCGACGATCGTCGAAATGAGGAAGGGCGCGATGGTCCGCTCCGCCGAACCCACAACGATCGAGGAGATCAAAAACTTCCTCGCGTAG
- a CDS encoding M48 family metalloprotease translates to MMKKTALFAAALMMFFLPAGCACAAASPEPSEKTIKRELKIGRKGAEAIEKQVPRVLDPAAEARLAMIAAKLTPYLQRDLEYSVRILDMKEPNAFALPGGRTYFTTGMLEFLKSEDEIAAVMCHEFIHADRAHGIVQAKRNNRLTLLTIAGLVAATQAGGDSGAGIAAMANGLQTALMNSYSIELEKEADARGIDVLYKAGYNPAAMLTMMERMKVEKLKRAQYQMGIFQTHPEEEERVDAALKYLRDKGIEIQRKDVVQSLKIKTDTVSGDARLYVDDAVLLSVPATEASRKLFSELGERLDSTLELELAPYDIKILGEKGSQSLVIRRKTILTEEELLPGMPPLAELRDRINDALNRSRRGNMLTDYFD, encoded by the coding sequence ATGATGAAAAAGACGGCGCTGTTTGCAGCGGCGCTTATGATGTTCTTTCTGCCCGCGGGCTGCGCATGCGCGGCCGCCTCGCCGGAGCCGAGTGAGAAAACGATCAAGCGCGAGTTAAAGATCGGGCGCAAGGGGGCGGAGGCGATCGAGAAGCAGGTGCCGCGCGTCCTTGACCCGGCGGCGGAGGCCAGGTTGGCGATGATAGCGGCGAAGCTAACGCCGTATCTTCAGCGCGACCTTGAATACAGCGTGCGCATCCTTGATATGAAAGAACCCAACGCCTTCGCGCTGCCGGGGGGAAGGACATATTTTACGACCGGCATGCTCGAATTCTTGAAGAGCGAGGATGAGATCGCGGCGGTCATGTGCCATGAGTTCATCCACGCGGACCGCGCGCACGGCATCGTGCAGGCGAAACGCAACAACCGGCTCACTCTGCTGACTATCGCGGGGCTCGTCGCCGCGACTCAAGCGGGAGGGGACTCGGGCGCGGGGATCGCGGCGATGGCGAACGGCCTTCAGACGGCGCTGATGAACAGTTACAGCATCGAGCTGGAAAAGGAGGCGGACGCCAGAGGTATAGACGTCCTTTATAAGGCGGGTTACAACCCGGCGGCGATGCTGACGATGATGGAGCGCATGAAGGTGGAGAAGCTCAAGCGCGCCCAATACCAGATGGGGATATTCCAGACCCACCCGGAGGAGGAGGAGCGTGTCGACGCGGCGCTTAAATATCTGCGCGACAAGGGTATCGAGATACAGCGCAAGGATGTCGTGCAGTCGCTGAAGATAAAGACCGACACTGTCTCCGGCGACGCGCGTCTCTATGTGGACGACGCCGTATTGCTCTCCGTCCCGGCGACCGAAGCCTCGCGGAAACTCTTCTCCGAGCTTGGCGAGCGCCTTGACAGCACTCTCGAACTGGAGCTGGCCCCATATGACATAAAGATACTCGGAGAGAAGGGGAGCCAGTCCCTCGTGATAAGGCGCAAGACGATATTGACCGAGGAAGAGCTGCTGCCGGGGATGCCGCCGCTTGCCGAGCTGCGCGACCGGATAAACGATGCGCTTAACAGGTCGCGCCGCGGAAATATGCTGACGGATTATTTCGATTAG
- the dnaX gene encoding DNA polymerase III subunit gamma/tau, translated as MMYISLYRRYRPQTFSDMVGQSAAVGVLLESLREGSLGHAYLFSGPRGCGKTSAARLVAKSLDCLNRSADCEPCGECENCRAIAAGEHLDVIEIDGASNRGIGEIRDLKSHVSLKALSASYKVYIIDEVHMLTDAAFNALLKTLEEPPANVVFLLATTEPHKVPVTIRSRCQHIPFHRITIADTVSRLQHVCSRENIEADEEAVWEIARQADGALRDALSLTEQAVALGRGKLSLESVRELTGGSSRTELEKWVTMLRTDPQGAACALHSIMARGISSERLCEALFVLFRDLWLYCLWNERALEALETSSAERDYLAAEARHWDRDKLQAACMLCSRLLPRTHYGMKGDIFSGLVFMELQNILNGNAQPPQPLQKREPSPPPILRQPAPDAQPPRVEPAAAPAPVRQEAPSFEQLPPAEDFWIPPEEEFSLPSQERPSRKKTPEAAPPFAGQPDMLFAKEAPAFDVAGLCAKLGDNEFSRLIGNLSSDWLAIAAALLRAELSRRDGALEVKFERQMPAKNFLSIQHNRRALVCAAAKLWGVASGEAPQQPQHTAEPDEPAPEKSPAEPESEENEQAAERSLTSHVLRLAGAEVLYVKSLHANEDESEGNE; from the coding sequence ATGATGTATATTTCACTATACCGCAGATACAGGCCCCAGACATTTTCCGACATGGTCGGGCAGAGCGCGGCTGTCGGCGTGTTGCTGGAATCTCTGCGGGAAGGCTCTCTTGGGCATGCCTATCTTTTTTCGGGGCCGCGCGGATGCGGCAAGACCTCTGCCGCGCGCCTCGTCGCGAAGTCGCTTGACTGCCTTAACCGGAGCGCGGACTGCGAACCGTGCGGCGAATGTGAGAACTGCCGCGCCATCGCCGCCGGCGAACATCTTGACGTTATCGAGATAGACGGGGCCTCCAACCGCGGGATCGGAGAGATCCGCGACCTTAAGAGCCATGTGAGCCTGAAGGCGCTCTCCGCCTCCTATAAGGTTTATATAATAGACGAGGTCCACATGCTGACGGACGCCGCTTTCAACGCGCTGCTGAAGACGCTGGAGGAGCCGCCGGCGAATGTCGTATTCCTGCTGGCGACGACGGAGCCGCACAAGGTCCCCGTGACGATACGCTCGCGCTGTCAGCACATACCATTTCACAGGATAACGATCGCCGATACCGTGAGCCGCCTCCAGCATGTCTGTTCGCGGGAGAATATAGAGGCCGACGAGGAGGCCGTCTGGGAGATCGCCCGCCAGGCGGACGGGGCGCTGCGCGACGCGCTGTCGCTCACGGAACAGGCCGTCGCCCTCGGTCGCGGCAAGCTCTCTCTGGAGAGCGTGCGCGAACTTACGGGGGGCAGCAGCCGCACCGAGCTGGAAAAGTGGGTGACGATGCTGCGCACGGACCCGCAGGGTGCGGCCTGCGCGCTTCATTCGATCATGGCGCGGGGGATATCTTCGGAGCGGCTCTGTGAGGCGCTCTTCGTGCTCTTCCGCGACCTTTGGCTCTACTGCCTGTGGAACGAACGGGCTCTTGAAGCTCTTGAAACGTCGAGCGCGGAACGCGATTACCTGGCCGCGGAGGCGCGGCATTGGGACCGGGATAAGCTGCAGGCGGCCTGTATGCTCTGCAGCCGCCTGCTGCCGCGCACGCATTATGGGATGAAGGGCGACATCTTCAGCGGCCTCGTCTTTATGGAGCTGCAAAACATACTGAACGGAAACGCCCAGCCGCCGCAGCCTTTACAGAAGAGGGAGCCTTCGCCGCCGCCCATCCTCCGGCAGCCTGCGCCGGACGCGCAGCCGCCGCGCGTAGAGCCTGCCGCCGCTCCGGCCCCGGTACGGCAGGAAGCTCCGTCCTTCGAGCAGCTCCCGCCGGCTGAAGATTTCTGGATACCGCCCGAGGAGGAATTCTCCTTGCCGTCTCAAGAACGCCCTTCCCGGAAAAAAACGCCGGAAGCCGCGCCGCCTTTCGCGGGGCAGCCCGACATGCTTTTCGCTAAAGAAGCTCCTGCCTTTGACGTCGCGGGGCTTTGCGCCAAACTCGGAGACAATGAATTTTCACGGCTTATCGGCAATCTCTCCTCCGACTGGCTCGCGATCGCGGCCGCGCTGCTGCGCGCGGAGCTTTCGCGCCGCGACGGCGCGCTTGAGGTGAAGTTTGAGCGGCAGATGCCGGCAAAGAACTTTCTCTCCATACAGCATAACCGCAGGGCGCTCGTCTGCGCCGCCGCGAAGCTGTGGGGCGTCGCGTCCGGCGAGGCTCCTCAGCAGCCGCAGCATACGGCGGAGCCGGACGAACCGGCTCCGGAAAAATCTCCCGCCGAGCCTGAGAGCGAAGAAAACGAACAGGCCGCGGAGCGGTCGCTTACCTCTCATGTGCTGCGACTGGCGGGGGCGGAGGTGCTCTATGTGAAGAGCCTCCACGCAAATGAAGATGAATCTGAGGGAAATGAATAA